A genomic segment from Streptomyces sp. NBC_00459 encodes:
- a CDS encoding carbohydrate ABC transporter permease gives MSAANPSSAVRRASAVNPAWRYGRPALVLLLAGLAVGVPLWLVAVTSAKPQAEAITPNLDLPRHWQPGGNYEEAVSQGEMLHGFLNSLLVVVPSVALVLILGAGAAWVFARRKSKLVSAAYAICISGLLLPPAVITIVMELRQLGLAGTRPGMIAVYTGMYLSTSIFFMTGFIRAIPVELEEAARMDGASPLRIFRQIILPLLRPVIATATIMVMLYAWSDIFYAFFVLGGGEKATLPLNLYKVASAQLYLNNWHLVFAYVVVMSLPMVAIFLVAQRKIVSGITSGAVK, from the coding sequence GTGTCCGCCGCGAATCCCTCGTCCGCCGTACGTCGCGCATCCGCCGTCAACCCCGCCTGGCGCTACGGCCGTCCGGCGCTCGTCCTGCTGCTCGCCGGGCTCGCCGTCGGCGTACCGCTGTGGCTGGTCGCCGTCACCTCCGCCAAGCCGCAGGCCGAGGCGATCACCCCGAACCTCGACCTGCCACGGCACTGGCAGCCGGGCGGCAACTACGAAGAGGCCGTCAGCCAGGGCGAGATGCTGCACGGCTTCCTCAACTCCCTGCTCGTCGTGGTGCCTTCGGTCGCCCTGGTGTTGATCCTGGGGGCCGGCGCCGCCTGGGTCTTCGCGCGCCGCAAGTCGAAGCTGGTCTCGGCGGCGTACGCGATCTGCATCAGCGGGCTGCTGCTGCCGCCCGCCGTCATCACCATCGTCATGGAGCTGCGGCAGCTGGGCCTCGCGGGCACCCGGCCCGGGATGATCGCCGTCTACACCGGGATGTACCTGTCCACGTCGATCTTCTTCATGACCGGCTTCATCCGGGCCATCCCCGTGGAGCTGGAGGAGGCCGCGCGGATGGACGGCGCGTCGCCGCTGCGGATCTTCCGGCAGATCATTCTGCCGCTGCTCAGGCCGGTCATCGCCACCGCGACGATCATGGTGATGCTCTACGCCTGGAGCGACATCTTCTACGCCTTCTTCGTCCTCGGCGGCGGAGAGAAGGCGACCCTGCCGCTCAACCTCTACAAGGTCGCCAGCGCCCAGCTGTACCTCAACAACTGGCATCTCGTCTTCGCGTACGTCGTGGTGATGAGCCTGCCCATGGTCGCCATCTTCCTGGTGGCCCAGCGAAAGATCGTGTCCGGAATCACCAGTGGAGCCGTCAAATGA
- a CDS encoding carbohydrate kinase family protein, with protein MSPRQITVLGECVADAFTEPAASASNELALRVLPGGGPANTAVALARLGTPSRFLARLSGDVFGRLFRAHLEASGVDLSYAVAAAEPSTLAVAELDATGQAAFSFHAQNTADWQWTPAELAGVDLSGTACVHTGSLALVREPGGAVVEEFLAAAAERATISIDPNVRPLLVRPDVYRARLTHWCALADILRLSEDDLELLLPGTAPEEACDSWHAAGVRLVVVTLGSGGALASLDGERLRVPAVATRVVDTVGAGDSFTAGLLHHLGAAGLLGGRLSGLGLHEVAEACRFGARVAALTCSVAGPNPPWRSQLEQLTAAGGV; from the coding sequence ATGAGCCCGCGTCAGATCACCGTGCTGGGAGAGTGCGTCGCGGACGCCTTCACCGAACCGGCGGCAAGCGCCTCGAACGAACTCGCTCTGCGGGTGCTGCCCGGCGGCGGACCCGCGAATACGGCGGTGGCCCTGGCCCGCCTCGGAACACCGTCCCGCTTCCTCGCCCGGCTGTCCGGCGATGTGTTCGGCCGCCTGTTCCGCGCCCACCTGGAGGCGTCCGGCGTAGACCTGTCGTACGCCGTCGCAGCCGCCGAGCCCAGCACGCTGGCCGTGGCGGAACTGGACGCCACCGGGCAGGCCGCGTTCTCGTTCCACGCGCAGAACACGGCCGACTGGCAGTGGACCCCGGCGGAACTGGCCGGGGTGGATCTCTCCGGAACGGCCTGTGTGCACACCGGATCGCTGGCGCTGGTCCGTGAACCCGGCGGAGCGGTGGTGGAGGAGTTCCTGGCGGCAGCGGCCGAGCGGGCCACCATCAGCATCGATCCCAACGTCAGGCCGCTGTTGGTGCGCCCCGACGTCTACCGTGCCCGGCTGACGCACTGGTGTGCTCTCGCCGACATTCTGCGGCTGAGCGAGGACGACCTGGAACTCCTCCTGCCGGGCACCGCGCCCGAGGAGGCATGCGACAGCTGGCATGCCGCAGGGGTACGGCTCGTCGTGGTCACGCTCGGCTCCGGCGGCGCGCTGGCCTCACTCGACGGCGAACGGTTGCGGGTGCCCGCGGTGGCCACGCGGGTCGTCGACACCGTCGGCGCGGGGGACTCCTTCACCGCCGGCCTGCTGCACCACCTCGGTGCCGCCGGACTCCTCGGTGGCCGACTGTCCGGGCTCGGGCTCCACGAGGTCGCCGAGGCCTGCCGGTTCGGCGCCCGGGTCGCGGCCCTGACCTGCTCGGTCGCGGGCCCGAACCCGCCGTGGCGCAGCCAGTTGGAGCAGCTCACGGCCGCCGGTGGTGTCTGA
- a CDS encoding sugar ABC transporter substrate-binding protein, whose product MSRTTRLSSSLLRAAAVTGVAALTLTACGSGSGSGSSSSGSGEVKVGLITKTDTNPFFVKMKEGAEKAAKENGAQLSTAAGKFDGDNAGQVTAIENMVAAGVKGILITPSDSKAIVPAIEKARAKGVLVIALDTPTEPESAVDALFATDNLKAGELIGEYAKAAMKGKTAKIAALDLAPGVSVGVQRHDGFLKGFGATEKDVACAQDTGGDQAKGQTAMENCLQKEPDINVVYTINEPAALGAYTALKAKGREKDVLIVSVDGGCTGTQAVKDGKIAATSQQYPLKMAAEGVKAVVSFAKDGKKASGYTDTGVTLITDKAQDGVASKDTAYGLENCWG is encoded by the coding sequence ATGTCTCGCACCACTCGCCTGTCCTCGTCCCTCCTCAGAGCCGCCGCGGTCACGGGCGTCGCGGCACTCACCCTGACGGCCTGCGGGTCCGGCTCCGGATCGGGCTCGTCGAGTTCCGGTTCGGGCGAGGTCAAGGTCGGTCTGATCACCAAGACCGACACCAACCCGTTCTTCGTGAAGATGAAGGAGGGCGCGGAGAAGGCCGCCAAGGAGAACGGCGCCCAACTGTCCACCGCTGCAGGGAAGTTCGATGGGGACAACGCCGGGCAGGTCACCGCGATCGAGAACATGGTCGCTGCCGGGGTGAAGGGCATTCTGATCACTCCGAGCGACTCCAAGGCGATCGTGCCGGCGATCGAGAAGGCCCGCGCCAAGGGCGTTCTGGTGATCGCGCTGGACACCCCGACCGAGCCGGAGAGCGCGGTCGACGCCCTCTTCGCCACCGACAACCTCAAGGCCGGTGAGCTGATCGGCGAGTACGCCAAGGCCGCGATGAAGGGCAAGACGGCGAAGATAGCCGCGCTCGACCTCGCGCCGGGCGTCTCCGTCGGTGTTCAGCGGCACGACGGTTTCCTCAAGGGCTTCGGCGCCACCGAGAAGGACGTCGCGTGCGCCCAGGACACCGGCGGCGACCAGGCCAAGGGCCAGACGGCGATGGAGAACTGTCTCCAGAAGGAGCCCGACATCAATGTCGTCTACACCATCAACGAACCGGCGGCCCTGGGCGCGTACACGGCGCTGAAGGCCAAGGGCCGGGAGAAGGACGTCCTGATCGTCTCCGTCGACGGAGGCTGCACCGGCACCCAGGCGGTCAAGGACGGCAAGATCGCCGCGACTTCGCAGCAGTACCCGCTGAAGATGGCCGCGGAGGGCGTCAAGGCAGTCGTGTCGTTCGCCAAGGACGGCAAGAAGGCGTCCGGTTACACCGACACCGGCGTCACGCTGATCACCGACAAGGCCCAGGACGGTGTCGCGTCCAAGGACACCGCCTACGGCCTGGAGAACTGCTGGGGCTGA
- a CDS encoding GH32 C-terminal domain-containing protein encodes MSSGRVSRHARIRMMAAVATVCALSAAPPAPSAVAAGTPPYSETYRPQFHFTPEKNWMNDPNGLVYFQGEYHLFYQYNPNGNSWGDMSWGHAVSKDLVHWTQLPLALSHDDEEMVFSGSAVVDRDNTTGFGTKKNPAMVAVYTSAYKNGGKQAQSLAYSTDRGRTWTKYQGNPVIDIGSDNFRDPKVQWYAPTKSWLMTVSMSAEHKVRFYSSKNLKDWELQSEFGPAGATGGVWECPDLFPLAVDGNKNNIKWVLVVNINPGGIAGGSAAQYFVGDFDGKKFTADDKGTYTPPTGTVVQDFEGTDFGSWTTTGTAYGTAPATGAVDGQGAVTGFDGKGLANSFHGGDGATGTLTSPAFTVDSRYLNFKVGGGRHPHEAGTVMDRTPPEGTVLADFEGGTYGDWTTTGDAFGTASAPGTLPNQQEVSGFLGSGLVNTFLNGDSTTGTLTSPEFTIDKDYVNFLVGGGNHPVGSGNPTAVELLVDGQVVRSTTGRDGEALNWASWDVKDLAGKKAQIKIVDDNSGGWGHLNVDHIMLSDTQAQPVSQETSVNLLVDGKVVRSATGSNSETLDWASFDLRPYVGKQAQIQIVDMNTAGWGHVMADRFTAADKPAKSVVQRADWADYGKDYYAAVSWEDAPDGKRYMIGWMNNWDYSGAIPTSPWRGAQSIPREMALRTVDGGIRLTSEPVSSVTSLRQKQPASAAGVTVKNTSTALIGPAARGRALDIEATFSLKDADRFGLKVRTGTNGEETVIGYDTTTQELYVDRTHSGAVDFNSTFPGVQTAPLKPKNGKVKLRILVDWSSVEVFGGSGEAVITDQIFPDPASQGVQVFAENGSVRLDKAVVWQLGSAHK; translated from the coding sequence ATGAGCTCTGGACGTGTATCCCGGCATGCCCGCATACGGATGATGGCTGCGGTGGCGACCGTCTGCGCCCTGTCCGCAGCGCCGCCGGCTCCTTCGGCTGTCGCTGCCGGCACTCCGCCGTACTCCGAGACCTACCGGCCCCAGTTCCACTTCACTCCGGAGAAGAACTGGATGAACGACCCCAACGGGCTCGTGTACTTCCAGGGCGAGTACCACCTCTTCTACCAGTACAACCCCAACGGCAACTCCTGGGGCGACATGTCCTGGGGGCACGCGGTGAGCAAGGATCTCGTGCACTGGACGCAGTTGCCGCTCGCCCTGTCCCACGACGACGAGGAGATGGTGTTCTCCGGCAGCGCGGTCGTCGACCGGGACAACACCACCGGGTTCGGCACGAAGAAGAACCCGGCCATGGTGGCGGTCTACACCAGCGCCTACAAGAACGGCGGCAAGCAGGCCCAGTCGCTCGCCTACAGCACCGACCGGGGCCGGACCTGGACCAAGTACCAGGGCAATCCCGTCATCGACATCGGCTCCGACAACTTCCGTGATCCCAAGGTCCAGTGGTACGCGCCGACGAAGAGCTGGCTGATGACGGTGTCGATGTCCGCCGAGCACAAGGTGCGGTTCTACTCGTCGAAGAACCTCAAGGACTGGGAGCTGCAGAGCGAGTTCGGGCCGGCCGGTGCGACGGGCGGGGTGTGGGAGTGCCCCGACCTGTTCCCCCTCGCGGTCGACGGGAACAAGAACAACATCAAGTGGGTCCTGGTCGTCAACATCAACCCCGGTGGAATCGCGGGCGGTTCGGCCGCCCAGTACTTCGTCGGTGACTTCGACGGCAAGAAGTTCACCGCCGACGACAAGGGCACCTACACCCCGCCCACCGGCACGGTGGTGCAGGACTTCGAGGGCACCGACTTCGGTTCGTGGACGACCACGGGCACCGCGTACGGCACCGCGCCGGCAACCGGGGCGGTGGACGGTCAGGGCGCGGTCACCGGCTTCGACGGCAAGGGTCTCGCCAACAGCTTCCACGGCGGTGACGGCGCCACCGGCACCCTGACCTCGCCCGCCTTCACCGTCGACAGCAGGTACCTGAACTTCAAGGTCGGTGGCGGTCGGCACCCGCACGAGGCCGGGACCGTGATGGACAGAACTCCGCCCGAGGGCACGGTCCTCGCCGACTTCGAGGGCGGCACGTACGGCGACTGGACGACCACCGGGGACGCCTTCGGCACCGCGTCGGCCCCCGGCACCCTCCCCAATCAGCAGGAGGTCTCCGGCTTCCTGGGGAGCGGCCTGGTCAACACCTTCCTGAACGGCGACTCCACCACCGGCACCCTCACGTCCCCCGAGTTCACCATCGACAAGGACTACGTCAACTTCCTGGTCGGCGGCGGCAATCACCCCGTCGGCTCCGGCAACCCGACCGCGGTCGAGCTCCTCGTCGACGGCCAGGTGGTCCGCAGCACCACCGGACGGGACGGTGAGGCGCTCAACTGGGCCTCCTGGGACGTCAAGGACCTCGCCGGGAAGAAGGCCCAGATCAAGATCGTCGATGACAACAGCGGCGGCTGGGGCCACCTCAACGTCGACCACATCATGCTCTCGGACACGCAGGCCCAGCCCGTCTCCCAGGAGACGTCCGTCAACCTGCTCGTCGACGGCAAGGTCGTCCGCAGTGCCACCGGCTCCAACAGCGAGACCCTGGACTGGGCCTCCTTCGACCTGCGGCCCTACGTCGGCAAGCAGGCGCAGATCCAGATCGTCGACATGAACACCGCCGGCTGGGGCCACGTCATGGCCGACCGGTTCACCGCCGCCGACAAGCCCGCCAAGTCCGTCGTACAGCGTGCCGACTGGGCCGACTACGGCAAGGACTACTACGCGGCGGTGTCCTGGGAGGACGCCCCGGACGGCAAGCGCTACATGATCGGCTGGATGAACAACTGGGACTACAGCGGCGCGATCCCCACGTCCCCCTGGCGCGGCGCGCAGAGCATCCCCCGGGAGATGGCCCTGCGTACGGTCGACGGCGGCATCCGGCTGACCAGCGAGCCCGTGAGCAGCGTGACGTCCCTGCGGCAGAAACAACCGGCATCCGCAGCCGGTGTCACCGTCAAGAACACCTCCACGGCCCTGATCGGCCCCGCGGCCCGGGGCAGGGCGCTCGACATCGAGGCGACCTTCTCCCTCAAGGACGCCGACCGCTTCGGCCTCAAGGTCCGCACCGGTACGAACGGCGAGGAGACCGTCATCGGCTACGACACCACGACCCAGGAGCTGTACGTCGACCGCACCCACTCCGGCGCCGTCGACTTCAACAGCACCTTCCCCGGCGTCCAGACCGCACCCCTGAAGCCCAAGAACGGCAAGGTCAAACTGCGGATCCTCGTCGACTGGTCCTCCGTCGAGGTCTTCGGCGGCAGTGGCGAAGCGGTGATCACCGACCAGATCTTCCCCGACCCCGCGAGTCAGGGAGTGCAGGTCTTCGCCGAGAACGGTTCGGTGCGGCTGGACAAGGCCGTCGTCTGGCAGCTCGGCTCCGCCCACAAGTGA
- a CDS encoding carbohydrate ABC transporter permease produces the protein MADTAIRTRTQKPAPAKGRGGKVGRLPRAAVHHPWWFALPAIVVFAAFFLVPNLLNFYYPFTNWSSYHPDIAFTGLDNFTTIAHDGSLLRAIRTTLLYALLAAVFQNGFGLGLALLLEADSRFNRFFRAVFFLPVLISALATGYIFQSLFNQDGAVNGLLGTDIPWLGSTSWTLVLVTVIHGWKWMGLSMLIYLAGLKGIPGEMLEAAKCDGAGPWRTFWSVRWPMLAPALTFNVTTALIGSMNTFDIVQATTGGGPAGSTEVFNIYMFRIFGQGLYAQASAMSLVLFLVVVAVAIPLVIGLRRREQLL, from the coding sequence ATGGCGGACACGGCCATACGCACGCGCACGCAGAAACCGGCGCCCGCCAAGGGCCGGGGAGGAAAGGTGGGACGGCTGCCCCGCGCCGCCGTCCATCACCCCTGGTGGTTCGCCCTCCCCGCGATCGTCGTCTTCGCGGCCTTCTTCCTGGTGCCGAACCTGCTCAACTTCTACTACCCGTTCACCAACTGGTCCTCGTACCACCCGGACATCGCCTTCACCGGCCTCGACAACTTCACGACCATCGCCCACGACGGCTCACTGCTGCGGGCGATCCGCACGACCCTGCTCTACGCCCTGCTCGCGGCCGTCTTCCAGAACGGATTCGGGCTCGGTCTGGCACTGCTGCTGGAGGCGGACAGCCGGTTCAACCGGTTCTTCCGAGCCGTCTTCTTCCTGCCCGTGCTGATCTCCGCGCTCGCCACCGGCTACATCTTCCAGTCGCTGTTCAACCAGGACGGCGCCGTCAACGGCCTGCTCGGTACGGACATCCCGTGGCTCGGCTCGACGAGCTGGACGCTGGTCCTGGTCACCGTCATCCACGGCTGGAAGTGGATGGGCCTGTCCATGCTGATCTATCTCGCCGGTCTCAAGGGCATCCCCGGCGAGATGCTGGAGGCCGCGAAGTGCGACGGCGCCGGGCCGTGGCGGACCTTCTGGTCGGTCCGCTGGCCGATGCTGGCGCCCGCCCTCACCTTCAACGTCACCACGGCACTGATCGGCTCGATGAACACCTTCGACATCGTGCAGGCCACGACCGGCGGCGGGCCCGCGGGCTCCACGGAGGTCTTCAACATCTACATGTTCCGGATCTTCGGACAGGGCCTGTACGCCCAGGCCTCCGCGATGAGCCTCGTCCTCTTCCTGGTCGTGGTCGCCGTCGCGATCCCCCTCGTCATCGGACTGCGCCGAAGGGAGCAACTGCTGTGA
- a CDS encoding CBM35 domain-containing protein — MAGTLPTAGPAAAADPQRVTVDLAASEGPVTLGANGTLYGLSDDGVPSDAMLAPLKITSISQKPEGGAQHPNGDALAVSKSFFRNGGGEINVMMQDIYAKWPYEDLGIEDYLPKVDKIVKEVAADPNSERFVYIPFNEPDQIWYNLGTSNQAQYEVNRDRFFKDWKTVYERIRAIDPTARIAGPNESGYHTRLLTDFLAFAKRENVLPQVMTWHELDSSSLKNFQGNYDNYRSIERGLGIAPLKINIDEYANRRDLSVPGQLAQWVAMFERNKVYANQAYWDAAGNLDGNVVRSNIPNGGWWFFRWYAGLTGDTVKVTPPQANTVDTLQGLASYDKKRRQAQVLLGGAAGDADVVVQNVSRSAFGRTVTATVAEAAWSGYEGQHAAPRVLARTKVKVAADGTVSVPLRGLHKMSAYRIVLTPGGTGTPAAASVPWSASYEAEDAAITDGRVYTQGTVSNANGYAASGTKDVGSLNQATSKVDFTVDVPEAGSYDLAILYGNQSGTPATQKLSVDGKDPVTVSYPSTENWTYRAKKDVTVDLPAGQHVLTLAKGDTEVTLDRIDLTARTSAVPSASYEATLADISGRPSFDYSSSTGVGTGALVLRSGDKAVFDAYAPRDGYYSVVPRASAPVRLELHGQKVTAVPGKALRLYLVAGNNRIALTAKAASVRSLDVSGAGSTSGVLSYEGASATLAGGAKLVDSVYASAGSYIGWLGNSAASTAEFTVHAPKSGRYMLVVTYAHNERRDNGHSYNTDIMSRTADLTVGTAAPRTVTFKNTWGWDDYWTVGVPVDLKAGSNKVTFGNASAWAPNIDRIELGRVLG; from the coding sequence ATGGCAGGCACCCTCCCCACCGCGGGGCCCGCGGCAGCGGCCGACCCGCAGCGCGTCACCGTCGACCTCGCCGCGTCCGAGGGACCGGTGACGCTCGGCGCCAACGGCACCCTGTACGGGCTCAGCGACGACGGCGTGCCCAGCGACGCCATGCTGGCGCCCTTGAAGATCACCAGCATCTCGCAGAAGCCGGAGGGCGGCGCCCAGCATCCCAACGGGGACGCGCTCGCCGTCTCCAAGTCGTTCTTCCGCAACGGCGGCGGCGAGATCAACGTGATGATGCAGGACATCTACGCGAAGTGGCCGTACGAGGATCTCGGCATCGAGGACTACCTCCCCAAGGTCGACAAGATCGTCAAGGAGGTGGCGGCCGACCCGAACAGCGAGCGCTTCGTCTACATCCCCTTCAACGAGCCCGACCAGATCTGGTACAACCTCGGCACCTCCAACCAGGCGCAGTACGAGGTCAACCGCGACCGGTTCTTCAAGGACTGGAAGACGGTGTACGAGCGCATCCGCGCGATCGACCCGACCGCCAGGATCGCCGGGCCGAACGAATCCGGCTACCACACGCGCCTGCTGACCGACTTCCTCGCCTTCGCCAAGCGGGAGAACGTCCTGCCCCAGGTCATGACCTGGCACGAGCTGGACTCCAGCTCGCTGAAGAACTTCCAGGGGAACTACGACAACTACCGCTCCATCGAGCGCGGTCTCGGCATCGCACCCCTGAAGATCAACATCGATGAGTACGCGAACCGCCGCGACCTGTCCGTTCCGGGCCAACTCGCCCAGTGGGTCGCGATGTTCGAGCGGAACAAGGTGTACGCGAACCAGGCCTACTGGGACGCGGCCGGCAACCTCGACGGCAATGTCGTCCGCAGCAACATCCCCAACGGCGGCTGGTGGTTCTTCCGTTGGTACGCGGGACTGACGGGCGACACGGTCAAGGTGACTCCGCCGCAGGCCAACACCGTCGACACCCTTCAGGGTCTGGCCTCGTACGACAAGAAGCGCCGCCAGGCGCAGGTGCTGCTCGGCGGCGCGGCCGGTGACGCCGACGTCGTCGTACAGAACGTCTCCCGGTCCGCCTTCGGCCGTACGGTCACGGCGACCGTCGCCGAGGCCGCCTGGTCCGGCTACGAGGGTCAGCACGCGGCACCCCGTGTCCTCGCCCGGACGAAGGTGAAGGTCGCGGCCGACGGCACGGTGAGCGTTCCGCTGCGGGGCCTGCACAAGATGTCCGCGTACCGGATCGTCCTCACCCCCGGCGGTACCGGCACCCCGGCCGCCGCGTCCGTCCCCTGGTCTGCGTCGTACGAGGCCGAGGACGCGGCCATCACCGACGGCAGGGTCTACACGCAGGGCACGGTCAGCAACGCCAACGGCTACGCGGCTTCCGGGACGAAGGACGTCGGCTCGCTGAACCAGGCCACCAGCAAGGTCGACTTCACGGTCGACGTGCCCGAGGCCGGCAGCTACGACCTGGCGATCCTCTACGGCAACCAGTCCGGGACGCCCGCCACCCAGAAGCTCTCGGTCGACGGCAAGGACCCGGTCACGGTCTCCTATCCCTCCACCGAGAACTGGACCTACCGCGCCAAGAAGGACGTCACGGTCGATCTCCCGGCCGGCCAGCACGTCCTGACGCTGGCCAAGGGCGACACCGAGGTCACCCTCGACCGCATCGACCTGACCGCCCGTACCTCCGCCGTGCCTTCGGCGTCGTACGAGGCCACGCTCGCCGACATCAGCGGCCGGCCGTCCTTCGACTACTCCTCGTCCACCGGGGTCGGCACCGGCGCCCTCGTCCTGCGCTCCGGTGACAAGGCGGTCTTCGACGCCTACGCGCCGCGCGACGGCTACTACTCGGTGGTGCCGCGCGCGTCGGCGCCGGTGCGGCTGGAGCTGCACGGCCAGAAGGTGACGGCGGTACCGGGCAAGGCCCTGCGGCTGTATCTGGTGGCGGGCAACAACCGCATCGCGCTGACGGCCAAGGCCGCCTCCGTCCGCTCCCTCGACGTCTCGGGTGCCGGCTCGACGTCCGGTGTCCTCTCCTACGAGGGCGCCTCGGCCACCCTCGCGGGCGGCGCCAAGCTCGTCGACTCGGTGTACGCCTCAGCCGGTTCCTACATCGGCTGGCTCGGCAACAGTGCCGCCAGCACCGCCGAGTTCACGGTGCACGCGCCCAAGTCGGGCCGCTACATGCTGGTCGTCACCTACGCGCACAACGAGCGGCGCGACAACGGCCACTCCTACAACACGGACATCATGTCCCGTACAGCGGACCTCACGGTGGGGACGGCCGCGCCTCGGACGGTCACCTTCAAGAACACCTGGGGCTGGGACGACTACTGGACGGTGGGCGTCCCCGTCGACCTGAAGGCGGGCTCCAACAAGGTGACGTTCGGGAACGCGAGCGCGTGGGCCCCGAACATCGACCGGATCGAACTGGGCCGGGTCCTCGGCTGA
- a CDS encoding putative quinol monooxygenase, which translates to MKKTLLAEFTAREGAQDQVARMIGDYALKVREEEGNIAFDVYTKATAPRAFWIFEVYRDEDAFQAHLNAPYGGPFNAALVPLIEEDASVLTFLTPLV; encoded by the coding sequence ATGAAGAAGACCCTGCTCGCCGAGTTCACAGCCCGCGAGGGAGCGCAGGACCAGGTCGCCCGCATGATCGGGGACTACGCCCTGAAGGTGCGCGAGGAAGAAGGCAACATCGCCTTCGACGTCTACACCAAGGCAACCGCTCCACGCGCCTTCTGGATCTTCGAGGTGTACCGGGACGAGGACGCCTTCCAGGCGCATCTGAACGCCCCGTACGGCGGCCCATTCAATGCCGCCCTCGTTCCCCTGATCGAAGAGGACGCCTCCGTGCTGACGTTCCTGACCCCGCTCGTCTGA
- a CDS encoding ABC transporter substrate-binding protein: MTRRALPALAFICAAALSVTACSDPTAGDSGSSADSGAKQTKVDPTARLDGVKLTMWTAQNTLNAPKQVIDAFEKATGAEVETQAIPDLYEQNVPTKLASGDRPDLMFWQPSISTLPFIQPKQNLLTLDGEEWVSKLGDTEKSLGVIDGKRYAAIVTSPAMLGVYYNKDVFKKAGLSEADFPKSYDQLLALGKTVTDKTDAAGFYEAGGDKWPLQWQMQVQLTDLDKQWWADLNQNKVKWTDPVVVGAIKKYKEKLLDAGLAQKNYKTGTFTGQADSLWKGESGMVLNVTSFQSQLQAKYSTAEIDKRIGWFPVANSSATGLYSPDQTNGVVAFKTGDEKRQNASRQFLAFWLGPDYADYIKTMKIPSVEPSVPTPAGLPEASMAQFKALPTAIGVFQAKAIVAPDTHLYLADMLYGKKSPQQVAQAIEDQFAQVAKAQGAPGF, from the coding sequence ATGACGAGAAGAGCCCTCCCCGCGCTGGCGTTCATATGCGCCGCCGCCCTGTCCGTCACCGCCTGCAGTGACCCCACAGCCGGTGACTCCGGTTCGTCCGCCGACTCGGGCGCCAAGCAGACGAAGGTCGACCCGACCGCCCGCCTGGACGGCGTGAAGCTGACCATGTGGACCGCGCAGAACACACTCAACGCGCCCAAGCAGGTCATCGACGCCTTCGAGAAGGCCACCGGGGCCGAGGTCGAGACACAGGCGATCCCCGACCTGTACGAGCAGAACGTGCCGACCAAACTCGCCTCGGGCGACAGGCCGGACCTGATGTTCTGGCAGCCGTCCATCTCCACGCTGCCCTTCATCCAGCCGAAGCAGAACCTCCTCACCCTCGACGGGGAGGAGTGGGTGTCCAAGCTGGGCGACACCGAGAAGTCGCTCGGCGTGATCGACGGCAAGCGGTACGCGGCGATCGTCACCAGCCCCGCGATGCTCGGCGTCTACTACAACAAGGACGTCTTCAAGAAGGCCGGACTGAGCGAGGCCGACTTCCCCAAGTCGTACGACCAGTTGCTGGCCCTCGGCAAGACGGTCACCGACAAGACCGACGCGGCCGGCTTCTACGAGGCCGGCGGCGACAAGTGGCCGCTGCAGTGGCAGATGCAGGTCCAGCTCACCGACCTCGACAAGCAGTGGTGGGCCGACCTCAACCAGAACAAGGTGAAGTGGACCGACCCGGTCGTCGTCGGCGCCATCAAGAAGTACAAGGAGAAGCTGCTCGACGCCGGGCTCGCGCAGAAGAACTACAAGACCGGCACGTTCACCGGGCAGGCCGACTCCCTCTGGAAGGGCGAGTCGGGCATGGTCCTCAACGTCACCTCGTTCCAGAGCCAGTTGCAGGCCAAGTACTCCACTGCCGAGATCGACAAGAGGATCGGCTGGTTCCCGGTCGCCAACTCCTCGGCCACCGGCCTGTACTCCCCCGACCAGACCAACGGCGTCGTCGCCTTCAAGACCGGTGACGAGAAGCGGCAGAACGCCTCCCGGCAGTTCCTGGCCTTCTGGCTCGGTCCGGACTACGCCGACTACATCAAGACGATGAAGATCCCGTCCGTGGAGCCGTCCGTGCCGACCCCCGCCGGCCTCCCCGAGGCGTCGATGGCGCAGTTCAAGGCCCTGCCCACGGCCATCGGTGTCTTCCAGGCCAAGGCGATCGTCGCGCCCGACACCCACCTGTACCTCGCCGACATGCTCTACGGCAAGAAGAGCCCGCAGCAGGTCGCGCAGGCGATCGAGGACCAGTTCGCGCAGGTGGCCAAGGCCCAGGGCGCGCCCGGCTTCTAG